Sequence from the Rutidosis leptorrhynchoides isolate AG116_Rl617_1_P2 chromosome 3, CSIRO_AGI_Rlap_v1, whole genome shotgun sequence genome:
aacatatgtcacatatatctgtaacaaataactgaaaatacttttgctttggactaaactaaactgttttacccgatgaaagaaaagaagagatggatctacacgatgaatcaattccatcattaaaaggaagtaaagtcttccgaaaaagaaacgcgcttcttgatttaggtcatgaagttgtcgtccagaccagctgtaggttgacgaaaaatctagaaaagtcatcactaaaatcagcaggaaatccacggacctcagcattaaacagggtcgccaagtggtcagatttatcctaaccatgagaaggatttatctcgtacaatggggggcgccatgcaaattagctggataagactaatgaatcagatccccagaaaggataatttccttaaagattaaaaatcagcttttaagactgatattattcaatcctagagattgaccttaaagattgagaattacaaactcatggaattcaatgatatctaaactcgagcatgaacgagaaaatattttgatcaaaattacaaaccgatttgttttctgaaaaccctattttcaatgcgttcattaccattgaacgtaaaatcctaggaattcacctggaattcattaggtcacctgaactaaatcgggtgtcaaccgtaagaacggtggttgcatagcatggtcaaagacaggaccttgtgccagatcgaaaaattataagggtgagctttactattgctcctaccaaggatagtaattgcgtccgacacgttatagaccataattaaaagcatgtcaggggacattgccttaacagttgcttgttcaaacgctttcctttacaaccggacggtagtttaccgaaaggtaatatacgggacaagtaaactggacgtgttgcttttcaaatacaaggttagcaagtgggtgacacaaaaccataagttttgagctaaaattttcaaatctgaaacccaccaaacccacaaaaatattttgcaaacaccggtaaagggttattccggaaaacttatctagggtaaaaactagatttaatttcaaaagatcaaatgttttcataaagatccaatttccttaatggatctaaatttttatagtcatgtgggactgtaaaccatatcgttactaccattgtttatatcaccgtatagaaatcactgatgtacaaagtgtgaagaataaagaagtgattcttgtatttcaagacgatattgcttgaggacaagcaacgctcaagtgtgggaatatttgataatgctaaaaacgaacatatatttcatagcattattcctcaagaaagacaagcttttagttgcaattgttctatttacaagtgatattcgtttaaataataaaaggtgaagacaaaagacagattcgacgaattgaagacggaaacgaccaaaaagctcaaaagtacaaaagacaatcaaaaaggttccaattattgataagaaacgtctcgaaattacaagagtacaagattcaaaacgcaaagtacaagatattaaattgtacgcaaggacgttcaaaaatccggaaccgggaccagagtcaactcttaacgctcgacgcaacggactaaaaattacaagttaactatgtatataaatataatataatatataattaattatattaattatatatatattatatttataaataaaaacggtcggcagagaaagactccaagggactgagctgtaatttcattctccgcgactcgcggagtttgaaggccaaaatggtcgcgagtcgcggagcctccagttttgaaactccctataaagcaaaccgaaatctgatcattttcatcatctttcttctcctcattcatacgatatatttatatttataatttatattttaattttaattttaattttaattataattctaataataagggtatgttagcgaatattgtaagggtgtaagtcgaaattctgtccgtgtaacgctacgctatttttaatcattgtaagttatgttcaacctttttatattaatgtctcgtagctaagttattattatgcttatttaaaacgaagtaatcatgatgttgggctaattactaaaattaggtaattgggctttgtaccataattggggtttggacaaaagaacgacacttgtggaaattagactatgagctattaatgggctttatatttgtttaactaaatgatagtttgttaatgttaatataaagatttacaattaggcgtccctataaattaccatatacactcaatcggacacgatgggcggggtatttatatgtacgaataatcgttcatttaaccggacacgagaatggattaatagccactagaataattaaaacaggggtgaaattatgtacaaaggacacttagtataattgataacaaaatattaaaaccttgggttacactcagtcgacatcctggtgtaattattaaacaaagtattaaaatcttgttacagtttaagtccccaattagttggaatatttaacttcgggtataaggataatttgacgaggacactcgcactttatatttatgactgatggactgttatggacaaaaaccagacggacatattaaataatccaggacaaaggacaattaacccatgggcataaaactaaaatcaacacgtcaaacatcatgattacggaagtttaaataagcataattcttttatttcatatttaatttcatttattttatatttaattgcacttctaattatcgcacttttatttattgttatttaatcgcatttttaattatcgtactttttaattatcgcaattttattttatcacacttttattgcaatttcattatcgttatttattttacgctttaaattaagtcttttatttatttaatattttacatttggttttaactgcgactaaaaatcgacaaaccggtcattaaacggtaaaaacccccctttataataataatattacttatatatatatatatatttgtatttttataaaagtaaactaatatagcgttgagctttgcttaaaaaagattccctgtggaacgaaccggacttactaaagactacactactgtatgattaggtacactgcctataagtgttgtagcaaggtttaagtagatccattctataaataaataaatatcttgtgtaaaattgtagcatatttaatagtttttcctagtaaaatataaactatttcgtatcccttagctttgacatcaatgatCATCGGTTCTGTACCTTACAGTTGACGTTTGTGGTGGTTCGTAGTCAATCCAAGTATAACGTAATTCTGGGATGAACAGCGTTACAAGAGTTGGGCACCATACCTTCTACGGTTCATGGCATGTTAATATTTCCCACCGTGGCGGGGGTTGCGACTTTATTTTCGGACCGCGCTCCAGTTTGTGCCGAAGTTAGCCAGTCGGTTTTCCAAACGGAACCCATAAAATAAGAGGGAGGCGTAATAATCAATCACACATTTCCTGAAAAGATCATCAATATTGGTAATACTCTTTTGGAGGAAACTAAAAGTGCTATGTGTAAACTATTATCTAACAACATAGATGTCTTCACTTGGCAAGAGTCAGACATGACGGGTGTACCGAGAGAGATAgcggaacatagtttgaatgcaaatccAAGCATAACACCGGTAAGGCAGAAAAAGAGAGGCATGGCGCCAGAACGCAGCGCTTTTCTACGTAACGAGGTCGAGAAACTTGTTGATGCTAACATCTTGAGGGAGGTCTGTTACCAAACATGGgtagtaatggtgtatcctaggagatacacgcataaaaacattatttttatacagaaaactccATCAAAGAGCACAAGAGATAACTAAATTTGTTGATCTTCAGAATTTACCGCCCAACGTCCAGCAGGTCGCCCAGTGTCAAGCGTAGCCctacaggcagcttctatgcataagccctttaactcagcgcgtgaacggcacgcagccacgtcagcacacgccaccgacattccggatacttcacgtaacagaaccattcagtgattgacacgtgtatcccgtaaaTTTtgaacattctacgcctataaatagacccccagggtcaccacatttcatatcattctgatctgaacttcagtcagagagaagtacactttctctctcacacagttctttctcactctaaaacaacattagccgcttagcagcagtgcgctagaCGAATCATTACAGATTGGTCCACAGATTGAttaggccaccccacagatcttatatctgtgttccgggtctgcagagattatttctcaagggtacacaacaatcaacagtatacgccacacgctgagcagctaatcttctgtactagtaccttacagccgctatacggaaaatcgtactaacagatggTGCCACTCGTTCTAAAGAACCACTAAACTTTCAAGAGCACCAAAAGGCGTAATTGTCAGATAGCACCCATTGAAGCAAACATGATACATTAATGGCAAGCCGGACAGCGGAGAAAAGCAGAAACGTTAGAAGATTGGAAACAAGAAATGATTGCTTTTCCTTCCATGTTTAACACCAATCCATCTGACGCTCCTGTAGTGATTGAAGCTCGAATAGAAAATTGTGTTGTTGGAGGAATATATACTGATACCGGAGTAGGAGCAGATatcatgtatgaacattgttttATACAACTACCGAACAGACTTAAGGAAAAGCTAAAGGACACATTTTTTCCCTTAGCAAGCTTTGCTAATGATCCATCATGGTCAGAAGGATGCATAATTTTAGAAGTCGTATTGGGAAAAACGACATTTAAAAGAACTGTCCATATTGAATTTTTGGTTGGAAAAGAAAATTCGCTATATAATGTCATTTTAGGACGATCAGCCATGATGGCATTCGGAGCAGTGACGTCAACGGTACATGGAATGATGAAATTCCCCACACCGGCTGGCATCGCCACGCTATACGCTGAACGTAGAAGACCAATAGAATGTGTACAAATAAATAGAACAGCTGTTAACCCAATCATTCATGAAGATGGGTCAATATCACTAAATCCAgagtttccagatcagaaaatcataattggaaACACAATAACAAAAGAAACAAAAGAAAAGCTTTACAAAATCTTTGCCACAAATTTGGATGTTTTTGCATGGCAAGATTCTGATATGACTGGAGTACCATGTCATGTAGCTGAACATAAGCTTGGTGTGAATCCTAATATTCCACCAGTGTGTCAAAAGAAAAGAGGCATGGCTCCGGATCGAACAAAATTTCTCAAAGAAGAAGTTAAAAAATTGGTGGATGCTGGAATATTGAGGGAAGTAAAATACCAGACATGGGTAGCAAACCCAGTTATGGTAAGAAAGCCAGATAATTCATGGAGGATGTGTGTAGACTTCATAGATttaaataaagcatgtccaaaagaCAATTATCCTTTACCAGAAATCGATTAGAAAGTGGAGTCTGTCAGTGGGTATCAATTTAAATCCTTTTTGGATGCATTCAaaggatatcatcaaatcccaatggcaATACGTGATCAAGATAAAACAGCATTCCACATACCAGATGGAATTTTTTGCTATATCATGATGCCTTTCGGATTAAAGAATGCAGGGGCAACTTACCAGCGCGTAATTGATAAAGCATTTAAAGATCAAATAGGTAAAAATGTAGAAGCCTATATTGATGACATTGTTATCAAGAGCCATACAGAAGACAGTATGCTCAGAGATACTCTTAAAACATTTGAATCATTACGAAAGGTCAATATGAAATTGAATCCTAAGAAGTGCACTTTTGGTGTAGAAGAAGGTAAATTCTTAGGTTATATTTTTACAGAGAGAGGAATCaaggctaatccaaaaaagattcaAGCAATTGAAAATATGGTATCTCCTAAAACAAAGAAAGAAGTTCAAAGCCTGAATGGAAGATTGACAGCTTTAACAAGGTTTCTATCAAGAGCAGCAGATCGATCTATCCATTTATGAAGGTTTTAAAAAGCTGTTTGAATAAAAAAGATTTTAAGTGGACAGAGGAAGCAGAAAAAGCTTTTCAGGATATTAAGCAACTCTTGAAAGAATTACCTACTTTAACTTCACCAATAGAAGGAGAAACATTAATTTTGTATTTGGCTGCTTCCGCAGAGGCCATCAGTTCGGTCTTGATCGCAGAGCGAAAGGGAATACAAATGCATATATACTTTGTCAGTAAAGTATTGCAACAGAGTGAAGTTAACTATCCATCAATTGAAAAATTGGTGTATGCTTTAACACACACAGCTAGGCTACTCAGACGATATTTTCAGGCACATTCATCCTAATAATGACAGACCAGCCGATAAAACATATTTTGAGAAATCCAGAGTCATCAGGACGACTAGCAAAATGGGCAATTGAATTGGGAGAATATGAAATAAATTTTACACCTCGACatgcagtcaaaggtcaaattttGGCATATTTTTTATTAGAAACAACAGAAAAGGTCGATCATCCGCCAAACGTTACAGCTAGTAATCATGTTTAGGAGTTGCACGCTGATGGTGCATCAAGTGAGGAAGGTGTTGGTGCAGGGTTAGTACTTACTAGTCCAGAAGGTGAGGAGCATACGTATGCATTGAGGTTTTGTTTCTATACATCtaacaatgaagcagaatatgaagcattgctttcTGACCTCCGCATAGCTTCAGAAATGGGAATAAAACATTTGCGTGCATACGTTGATTCTCAAATTGTGGCACAACAGGTTAATGGAGGGTTTGAAGCTAAAGGTGTCTCTATGAAATAGTATTTGCAATTAGTTGAAAAAATATCAAAACATTTCGAGACCTTAGAGGTCGTGCAGATACCAAGAAATAAAAACAAGAAGGCGGATGTTTTGAGCAAATTAGCAAcattaacatttgatcatttgcacaagaaAGTTTTGGTGGAGGTCTTAAAAGATAAATCGATTGATGAAAAGGTAGTGGTTGCAACAGTTGAAGAAAGGGAATCATGTTGGATAACCCCCTATGTAAAATATTTGCAGGACGGAATACTGCCAACATATACCATGGAAGCAAGACGGATAAGAGTTAGTGCTCAACTTTACGTCCTGGAAAACGGAATACTTTATACAAAAAACCTTCAGTGGACCAAATTTAAGGTCTTTAACACCACAGCAAGCAATTGATGTAGTCAAGGAAATGCATGGGGGATTATGTGCACAACATTCCGGTTATAGAACTATAGTTGGACGGATTATGCGACAAGGGTATTATTGGCAGTCAATTTACAAAGATACATCAGATGTAATTAAGACATGTGATGCCTACGAGCGGCATGGAACCGTACAGCGTTTACCCAAGTATGATTTAATTTCAGTATCATCAGCATGGCCATTTTGTAAATGGACAATTGACATAATAGGCCCCTTCCCAAGAAGTGTAGGAAATGCAAAATTTTTGGTTGTTGCAATTGATTTCTTCAGTAAGTGGGTTGAAGCGAaggtattagcaaaaataactaggGAGAATATCAAGAAATTCGTGTGGAATGATATTGTGTGCAGATATGGATTACCGAATGAAATTGTCAGTGACAATGGAAAACAGTTTGCAGATAACCCCTTTAGAAGTTGTTGTGAAGAGCTAAACATCAAACAAACATTTACCTCAGTTGCTCACCCACAGGCCAATGGGCAGGTTGAGGTAACAAACAAAgaaattgtgaaatgtcccgttcatattgattataaacgttccatattaattgatttcgttgcgaggttttgacctctatatgagacgtttttcaaagactgcattcatttttaaaacaaccataacctttattttatcaataaaggtttcaaaagcattacgtagattatcaaacaatgataatctaaaatatactgtttacacacgaccattacataatggtttacaatagaaatatattacatcgacatatgtttcttaaatgcagtttttacacaatatcatacaaacatggactccaaatcttgtccttattttagtatgcaacagtggaagctca
This genomic interval carries:
- the LOC139901776 gene encoding uncharacterized protein encodes the protein MIAFPSMFNTNPSDAPVVIEARIENCVVGGIYTDTGVGADIMYEHCFIQLPNRLKEKLKDTFFPLASFANDPSWSEGCIILEVVLGKTTFKRTVHIEFLVGKENSLYNVILGRSAMMAFGAVTSTVHGMMKFPTPAGIATLYAERRRPIECVQINRTAVNPIIHEDGSISLNPEFPDQKIIIGNTITKETKEKLYKIFATNLDVFAWQDSDMTGVPCHVAEHKLGVNPNIPPVCQKKRGMAPDRTKFLKEEVKKLVDAGILREVKYQTWVANPVMVRKPDNSWRMCVDFIDLNKACPKDNYPLPEID